A segment of the Zonotrichia albicollis isolate bZonAlb1 chromosome Z, bZonAlb1.hap1, whole genome shotgun sequence genome:
AGACATCTGGATAAACAGCTAATTTCATTACCTCTGTCTTGAGATTTGTTGCAGTAAATGGGTGTGGAGATTATTAAATAAAGTGCATTTCTATACTTATCATATCCAAATGGTTCCAGTATCCTTGGTACCTTAGTGCGCTGTAACTGAGTGACATCATATAACTCTATGGAGGGAGTAGAGGTGACAGAAGGAGAGCATTAGAAATAAGAATTAAATTAATGTGTGTACAACTGTAGAAAATTATGGCAGTGCTGGAAGGCTAAGATTAATTTCATAAGATGATGTTATAAACATGTAACAGATACATTTGGTGGATTCAGTGAAGATATTATACATCCTATGGTAAATGAGAGAAATGAAAGCTGTGTTAGGCTAATCTGTTCATAGGGAGAATTAAGGGGGAAGGTAGTGATGAACTAGTAATATTGTGATTCTGAGACTGTGGCAGTTCTTAGCCTATTTTAATATCCTGTTTTGATTGGTTACATTTTattctgttgggttttttaaggtATCTTACAAACTGTTCTGTGTAATCTAACCAAGTACtagaagtttaaaaataaaaacaaagcttCATGCATTTCATGTTACAGCTGAAGGAAGGAGTGACATACAGGAATGGGGAAACGTGGTGAAGGACAGAACTGTGAATGTTTGACAATGGTAACAGTGCCAGATAATTTTATTGTCATATGCCAGCCAGATTCTTCATCACAGAAATTTTATGTATTTCAAGTAATCTGGATCATCTGTCTGGCATGTCATGTACTTTggacatttttaaaagcaacaAGTATTCAAATTCTGCCACTACTTTAGCAATACTTCTGTCATTTTCAGGAGAAACAATGACAAAAAGCTAAAGCCTGATTTTAATTTACTCTGTCATGGGGAATGATCTCTTTATGGTCTTTTGCTTTTGCTATAGGGGAGAACATTTAGTCTATAGAAATGGTGTGTTAGATGGCACTCCTTTAGCTCAAGCTGGTGTTAATTTTATGTGTGGTTGTGTATTGGGAGAAATATCAAAAAGCAGTTGTAACTGCTTCTGCATCACAGTTCTTCCTTGTTTCCCTTTTGTTTTGGAGCATGAGTGTAGTAGTTTTGTGGCAGAGTATTAGCCAGACAGTTCTTCTCATTTCCTTAGGAAAGGAGACCTAACAGTAAAAATAACTGTAAAGGAATATCAACCATCAGGCTCTGCCTTAAATAAATTCAAAACACACTTTTCTAGTGTTCACTGAAGATACTGCTTTGTGACAGATAAGCTTAACTCTTCTTGATTGAATAAAAAAATAGTACCCATCAGACATTACTTGTTTTCAGAAGTGAAGACTAAAATGTTAGAGGTTTTCTGTTTATGAAAAAAGAGAGTATTTTTTTGAAGTTGTCGTGTTTGTTGTTATTAGCAGGAATCTGCTAATATctcttctcattttcttttattcaatTGTCAACTCTAATAACAAATTTTCTGTAAGGAATAACTAAATATAAAACAATATTTTACTTCCCAAGTTTACTTAAATATTAACTTTATTATCAGCTCAAATGCATGCAAACTAGCTTTAGTGGTACCACAGCTCCTTAAAGTGAAGATTTGTTCTATAAGGCATTATATAAATTAATGGTAGATATGTCCTTTCTCAAATTGCTTGAATGCTAATTAGATGAACAAATTTAAGGCTTTAAGAAAAATGCAAGCAGGTATGTATTAACATCAAAATATATCCACAGGCTACTTTGTGAATTTGTAAAGGAACAGCACAGACCTCAGGTATTTACAGGCTCATTGAGAAAGAAGGCAGAAGTTAGTAGATTGTTTACCTGAGATGTTAATTGTCAAGAAGCCTTCACTTAGAGATGGTATTTTTGGCTGTATTTTTGGTGGTTGCTGTGATCATTCTCTTTCAAATTAACATATATTAAGATACTGTATTTTAAGGGAGCACTACTTTTGAATTTACTTATGTTGCAATTGGATTGTCAGCTTAAATATGTGTGTCCAGAAAGCATGTATTAGAATTGGATTGGTTTTTCTTATGTGGGTAAAGGACATTTCTGGtgttataaatattttacttcCTTTTTGCAATTGTCTGTCTTCTGACTTCCATCCAAAGTGTGGACCAGTCAGCCTTTCCAGAGTGTCAGTTcttattttcttgtttcatttttagTCTCAACATCAGTGAAGCAGGCCGATATGGAACAACCTGCTCTTCCAGAAACAACTTCCACACATGGTCCAGGAGAAGTCAGCAAAACCACAGTGACTGAATTAACTTCACCAGATGGAAAAGTCACTCAAATAGAAAATATAGTTGATCTCTGGAGTGGAAGTCTTAAGGTATTTATATTGTATGGAATCCTTAAAAATCATTCACAGATATCATTGTATTGTAGAGTTAGTGCAGGAGAAGTTTCAGTGTGATTGCTGAGTGAAtggtattttttgttgttgttgcatATTGCACATAAGCATGTGTAGCACAGAATATCTTTTTTCAAAAAACTTTGGAATAACTGTCTCCATTAGGGATGTGCTGATATCATGATTCAATAGCTCATTTTATGTGGTAATACAGCTGTACACAGCCTGTGTAATGAAGGTATCACTGCAAATATTTGTGTCTTCTTAATTGCTAAGTGTTTTAAGATGAAAATTACAGAGAGGAAATAAACTCATTGCATTACTGTCATCCTTTTAACTTTTCAGACAAATATTCTGACTGAACTGAAAACTTGGGAACTTAATTTGATTCAACAACACAAGCTTCAAATGAGACAAGAGAAAGAGAAACATGACACACAAGTGAAACAACTGCAGAATGAGATGGAAAACCTGAAAGAGTTACTTCGTACTTATGAAATCTCTATTAGCAGGAAAGATGAGGTAGTAACTCAATTTCATATTTTAACAGTTCCTCTCTGTTTAAAAATATCTACACTAAATTTTTTGGTCCATctctttgaacattttttttaagtaaGTAACATAGAGAAGTAAATAATACATTCAGACTGTATAGTAGAAAAATAATCATGGTTGCTAATAGAGTTGTCTATACTAACAATGAAAGCACATCATATGTGCTATGTTTTGCATTGTTTGTTTCTTAAATCTAGAGTCTAGTCTTGTTTCTCATGTATTTCATGAAGAATTCACACAGGTGTAGGTGAGTTTATTAGCtcttatattttaaaagcatctAAATTTTCAATTATTAGATTGGTTTTCCTCAGTTTTAAAATGTTGAGGAGCCTCTATTTTAAGATTCTTAGGAATTCAACATTTGTACATATTCTTAAGATTGGACATTTGGAGTCTCTGCTTTACACTTTCCTGCTGGCAACAGTGCAAACAACTTGAATATTAACTAGAAGTGTGAAAGTAGATATAAAATCTTGGCAGTTTTGCAGTCACCCAACATAAATAAGTTTTCTTTCTGCTACCCTGAACATATTACCTAGTACTTGAGAACACTTAATGGAGTTTGGGTTTCTAATTCCTACTTAAATTTTCAAAAAACATGCATTACAAGAgttaaaatgtgaatgaagATAGTGTTCTATGTTCGTCTAGAAAACACACTAATCTTAAAGACCAAGCAAATATAAATGCTGTAATATTACAATAACTGGATTAGTCTTATACCATGTAACTAGTACCTTGTGCATGGCTATTTCAGCCTATACCTTTCAAACATCTAATTCTATTGGCTATCATTGTATGTCAGTCATATTTAATATACCATAATTCTCAGTGATACTTTGAAAGCTCTATTTCATTATCTGCTGCCAAAGAAATTGTTTCTTCAGCCAGTTTTAAAGTTCTGATtctaaggaaaaaaccccaagcattTGAATAGAAAATTACTATTGCTACCACCTGAATGGAAGGTGGCAGTGCTTCCATGCTTCTGCATATCATTCCATAACTATGAAATCTCCTGTATCCTCATATGGACATAAACCAGGGTTCATCAGCCCCACAAATATTACAAGTATTAGATTCTTATTACACATTGTAAAACATTTAAGATTTACAATGTGTAATAAGAATCTAATTTATTTGCAAAAATATGCTGATTAACAAAAGTAGACTTAGGCTAAGACTTGTAATGTGTAGCAGTATGTATGCAGcattgaaaatttatttttataatactttttcaacaaaattaattaatatatcaatttaatttgttttctattttaattttagttATCATTCATTTAATTAGTGTATATTCAATAATTATTACTTGTAACAAATGGAATATAATGTTAACATATGCTAGCATGTATTATCATAAAATGTTGTTCTCAACAATGTTTATGCTAACTTTGCATTATTCCCCCAAGTCCCACTGTTGACCATTAGAGTTGCTCATATATGACTGATGGCAGAATCTGGCTTAAGAAGTTAGGCAGAAGTAGGGAGTAATATTCAGATTTGGTCTACTAAATTTGCATCATGCCTGACTTACTTTTTAGTTGGGGAACCTCAGCTCTTCATGTGTAGTCATTAAATTTAGAGATGGCTGGGTTGCAGTCTCTGTCCAATATGACATCTTGCCTCTCAAACGTTTTAATTGCTTTAAGCTTATATAGTATCTTTCATGAGATCTTCTAAAGAGAGTAACAGTTTCTAATAAGGTTTTTCTGGTTTATAGCAACAACTTAGCTTATTTGTTCTGTTCAGACAAGTGAAACAAACTTCTAATATAAATGTTTCTGATTTATTAAGTCTCTTTGAAATAAGATGTCCTTCTGATGTTATGCTGTGGTAACATTTAACTATGAGAAAGTAGTTCAGAAACCACCAAATGTAGGAGGAAATAACAACTCAGTTGAACTTTTCCTAAAACTACACCATGGAAGTACCACAATCTGAGTGTCAAAGCCACAGGAATTTTACTTCTCATTTGAACTTTCATCCTTGTTTCTTACTTGATTAGAGTAAGGGGGAATTTCAGTAGAAAGCATCTGTGAAAAGCAAGTGCTTTAAGTGAAAAATAAGTGAGACATAAAAAACATTCTCTTTGATCTTACGGTGATCATAGATAATGAAATTGTGTTAATGAATATTTTTGTAGGTAATTACTAACTTGACCCAAGCATTAGAAAAGCAAAAGGAGAGAGTAGCGTTGATGAGAAAGTTTACGCTGTGGCGGATTCAGCATGTTAAAGCCAAACAAGAGGTATGTGCACAAAATCAATATGCCGTGAAAATTAAACCTCTGAACTCAAAAGAGTCAGAGCTGCTGCACTTCTTTTTACAGTTTGAAGAAATCATGGTGTTTCTATTTTGATGTGTTTGACAAATAACAGTTTGAAAAGATCAGTTCTAAAAGGAATGTTGCTGTCAGAATACTCTCTGGAATGGGAAAAAATCTGTTGTCTGCTGACTATTTTGAAATAGAGTAGAATAGTAGAGTTGTTTTAAAGTAGCTTTTAAACAATCTGAAGTCTAAATTTATTCAAAATATAAGTTTTATGATAACTACCTTCAGTCTTTGTGACAGCAGGTTTTATATGATTCCTACAGTGAATCCAAATGTGCCACATACCCAACAAATGGCTTCATATGTCTGTTTACACTGTGTATGTGAGGTTGTTGTTTGGGTGTCATTAAACTTAGAGTAAGACCACTGTTGTGTGTAGCCTAGGAGCTCACAGACACGGTTTCTCATGGTGAGGAGAGCAACGTGCATTGGCACATGTGCAGAGGCAACACTGACAGCTTGTGTAACACTTCACTGCAGGACCTGTAACTCAGTTAAGGGGCTCCTACTGTGGTCTCTGTAATAAGCTGCAAAACAAGCATCCACAGTAAAGTACTGAGCTTTTTATCAACCCATAACTTTTTTATGACGTGTTTGTATTTACTTCCTAAGGAATATGCAATTAGAATGGCAGATAAACATTTCCAGACAGCTTTGATGAAGAAAGTGTGGGCTGCATGGCGCTCTGTTAGTGAAGCAAAATGGAAAGACAAAGTAGCAAGAGCCTGTCAGTTAAAGGCAGAAGATGTATGTGTTCAGCTCACCAATGATTTTGAAGCAAAAATTGCAGAggtaaaatcaatttttttttcttcttttgctcCTTGATTCCCAACCCCTGTTCCTCCAAAGGATGTCTTTCTCAGCAGACCTAACAAACACGAGTATTTTCCAGTAGAACAGAGCTCTCAAGTATGCAAGAAGATCTGAATGGATCTAAGATCTTTGTAATGTTTTTAGAcatgcctttttttcctgcatcCGATATAAAATGTTGCCAGTCTGCATACACAGATGAAATAAGTTGTGCCTTCCTGAAATAAGGCAAATCTCTGTTTGCCTACTAATGGGAATGCCATTTGTTTTCTAACAGCATTCTGTTTGTATGAGCTATGCATTTTGAGGTCTTAATGAAGGAGACAATGCAAATAGAAGACCATTATTACTTTGAATGATCATGATGagtacaatattttttttctgtaatagcTATTCTGTTAAAGGCTGAAATTaagtttgatttttctttagcTTGCTGATTAAGCTTGTTAAAGAATTTTCAGAGCTTAAGGTGAAATTTTCAACCTGTGCATTGGTGCACGCTAAATAATTAGTTTTAAAATATCACTTTCAAGAAGTTTGTATTTCAGCAAGAAATTAAACCTAAAATTTTAAGAACAGGCTTACCAAATGTGTCTTAACAGCACAAAAACCATAAGTAGCAACTTGATCTGATCTTTTCTCAGCATTTTTAGTTTTTTACAGTATGTAGAGAAGAGACACTGGTGATGAAAATTTACCCTTATACTTAAATCATTGTCAGAGAAGACTTGCTCTTCTGTTGAATGAATCCATATTTCTGCAGAGATCTGGGTTGTGCCAGATGTCAACTTCTAAAAGACAAAAGCTTGCAAAGATATATTTCTGCTTAGGTAGAGTCTGACAGTCCTATATCTTTTGAACAGTCTTCTCCTTGATATGctatattattaatattgtgCTGTACTACAAAGAAACTACAGTGAGCTCTTAATCTCTGGTGAAGCAGAGGTTTTCAAGTGAAAACCTCTGTCTTTGTAAATatagtaaattatttttaaaaataattgatgAATGTGTTTGTAGTTTGCATTCAGAAGTAAGAGAGACTTGTTTCCTTAATCTGTTTTGTAGTTAACTGCTGCTTTGGAACTGACAAGATCTGAGCTTCTGCAACTGCATAGTGAAAGAGATCAGTATGAGGACACGATGAAGAAGGCCTTTATGCGTGGTGTATGTGCTTTGAATCTGGAAGCAATGACCATGTTTCAAAGCAAGGACAGTAGGCCAGATCCTGGTTAGTATGACTAGCAGGTTTAATCTGGTAGCATGTGTGCGTTTTTGTTGgatttgtttgggatttttggtttgtttgttttaatggagttccttttctctttttttttttttttatttgggaatttttggcaATACAGAGTTTAATTAACTTTTATTGCTTTAAAATGTCCTGTTGAATATTTTAAGAAGTACTCTGAGGCTGGACTTCATACAGctgtagctgaaagaaggaacaTGTTCTCTTCATCCCACATTGCTGGGAAAGTGGTAAATTGCAGCTGAAGGCAGGGAAGGAAGTCAAAGGTGGCAAACTTCTTAAAACGCAAGGTTATGGAGCATTTAGAcaaaatcctgaaaattcctttttacTCTGGAATCTCAGTGTGCCATGAATCAGCTTTTCTCAGACAGCTCTCCCTTCTTTCTTAATCCTGCTTTTGAGTGTAAAAAGGGCAAGCAAATCTCTCGGGTTCTGTATTTAGATGTAACTCCATGCCAGAACAGGAAACACCAGTCTATTTTTATCAGCAGCATACCTGTAAGACCTGTGCAGCTACACAGGGAAGTGCTGCACATGCTTACAGGTACATGAAATCACTCTCTCAGACTGAGACAATCCATAGCAGTGGGAACAAAATTGTGCTGGTGGAGCAACCTAGGTTAAAGAGAAAAtagctgtgccagcaggagtGCCACAGCTATATGTGTGGCTCAACAGCTATCTGTACTGGCAGTGGTTAATAGCCTTAGACAAGTAACTTCAGTTGCTAAATTTAACAATCTTATACAGAAGTTTCTGAACTACTTTAGAGAAGTTCTTCACCAAAATGATAgatagagaaaataaaaacctgaaGAAGATGTAAGCAGATACTTAACCTGAGCAGCTGTCTAAGCCTGTTAAACATAAATGGTATTTGTGCAGTTGCTTAAGAAATTAATATGCCGTTAGCAAAGTGTAGCTGTGTGCTAGTAAAAATTTAGGATCAGTATAGATAGAAGGTTAAGAATGAATGATTTACTGAAGATACTGGGTTTGGGAATAAAATTACAGGGCATTTCCCAAGTACTTTGTTTTTCACGGCGTTATTAATTAAGAATTATTCTATCTTGAAGCATgatcttttatttatttgtctgttgttttaaaaaaacatgCAACAGACACCAGGTCTCCCTAATAATGAAGGGTTATTGACTGGTGTGAAAGCATTGTTTCTGTAGACCTATAAAAATGAGAGTAAGTAGTAAGGAAATAAAACTGAGCTCTATTATAGTTGTGACCAATCCTTTATTTTCATGGACCCAAAATTTTGCTTGATTTTTACTAAGAAGCTGGAACTGATACTCTACACCAGCACAACACCTAAAAATTTTGTTGTGCTGCATGTTAGGGTACCCATAACTCATTTATTTGTGTATCCACTATTATGCTTTTTAATCAGGCTTCATAACATTTCACAGACTCTTTTGTTCTCAgtcctgagcagatcatcagcTTCCACCACCTCTGGTACCACCTTCTCTCCTGCCCCAGGCATCATACTATGTTTTGCTTACAGCCAGATGGTGGTTTTAATGTAGTTAGTTACataattatttaatatggtTGAGCAACTGTTGATCTGCATTCTTAATCAGGTAGAACAGTGATCAGGACACTGGAGGACTGCAAACATCAGAGAAGATTATTGTGATTTGTTTCTAGTCTTTTGATCTGTGGACATCAAAACTTCCATGTGCCAGAACCAGTCAGCAATTATAAATTTATATGTACGCTGCAGTGCCACCTACTGTCACTGGACataaaatgcagaatttcacCCCTTTACAAATTTATTATTTGGTTATTTTAATATACATTTAATATACACAAAATCTACAGATAAAATACATATCATATATCATTACAGTGTATTTGTTAATAGTGTGCATGTGTCACAAACTTGATGGCTTCATAATATTTAGTGTCAGTGTTGATGGTGTTAAAGTTACCAGCCTAATTACTTAGTAGTATATTAAGATTATTTTAAACTCTTCATGTATTTAAAGGAACACTGACACCACAGGAATTCATAAGTTTTTGCTTATAAAAGTCCTAATACTGTTTTCCTCCAGTAAAATAGATCAGATCTTACTGATCTATAACTGTGCATTGGTCCTGTCTGTGCTTAAGCTTAATGAGTGTGTACACACATAGATATGTACAAAATGCACATTCTAGTACCCTTTTACTCTTGACATCTACAAGTATTGCACAGATTTGAAGCACCTTCcttttatttatccttcttaTTTCAGCTAATTTAAAATCTCAAACACAACTACCACATGGTGTCACTCTAGTTCCTGGAATGAGCAAATGACCTCAAATGTTTTACTACCTAGACTGGATTTTCTCTCTTGGGGATAAGAGCACCACTTGCACACTGATTTTAGTTTTGGCAAGCAGTAGGATGAACCTCAGTTCTTTGCACTACAAGTAGGTGACACGTGCCACAGGGATGTTGAGACATAGAGAAACAAGCCCCTTGAAAAACATTTATAAGCATCTCAAAAGAGGGCAAAATACAGGAATGTTTGTTTATATCTGTCTACCTACCTCTATAAAGAACAGCCTGCTCTTTTTTATTAGATTATACAGAAATTcgaaagaaatattaaaattttcgTTGTAACTTACCTTCCCCCATATCTCCACCTCTTACAGTTAGCTAGATTATGTGCTTATCCCATTACTTTGTGTTTCTAATAATAGATACAGGAAGCAGGAGAAATGATCATGCAACCACTGGTGCAGGAAGGCCACCTCCTTCACAATATAATCAACCCTCACCACCAcctccaccagcagctgctgttcaGGTGGAAAACATGGTAAGCATGTAGCTGGAACAGAACTGTATTTCCTAGTGACAAAAGAGAAATACCTTGATTGGCGCTTTTTTGAAAAGAGTTCAGATGTGTTCAGACTACACTGTGaatggggcacagctgctgtggcttGCTGTACTTTCAttaagctctttttttttttagtgaaaaTGCATCAAACTAACAAAGACAAGGTCACTACAATAAGTATAATTTGCTCTCTAAGGTTCTCTCTGGAAAAAAAGCTGTTAAGaggcatttttttaataaacttgAATTTAGTATATTCTCAAAACATGAAAAGCTGGCTTGACTTCAGACTCCTTTTTTAGGAGGGTAACACCTACAGACATTAAGGGAACTCAGCTTATTGTCCTGTCATACCAACGTAGCCTGATCATCATCTAGTAGCATGGTTGTATTGGACCTGCCCTAGAGTCATCCTCAAAACTTTGCCACTGTAAAACAGCATCATGCTAGAGAGTGGGTTAGAACAGAGATGATGTGCATGCCTGTCTCCTTACTTTTCATTCTAATAGTGACAAATGTTATTCACACCATTTCTACAAATTTTAGACAAGTAATTTTATATTAGACAATAAACAGTAACACTAGAGGTAAAATATCTGCGAAGACATTGCAATTAAAAGGGTAATTGGGATGGTGAGAAAACTGGCTATCTAAGGAGTAAAACTGTATTTTCTAGAAAGTAGTACTCATTCTGTATAAACtggtttcttttcagttttgttgCCACCTGGCTCATGCAAGCACTCCTGAGACCAGGCTAGATTCTGATTCTCCAGTTATCATCACTAGCACAACATCAGGATCTGGTGTGACATCAACGCAAAAACTGGTAACATGCTAAAgttaactttttttcttcttttaggaCGTAATCATAACAAATATTAGTTTGGGTATTCTTATTTGTGCATTTCTCAGAGCAACACAGGTATGTAATTGAGGACACTGCCGTAGAGTTTACATAGCAGTATGAAGACACTAGATTGAAAATGCTCATTTATGTTACATAAACTCATTTATGCTAGGAGCagttttaaattctgtttttaGGTAGGGCAGTGTGGGAAAGTGAAGAATAGAAGAGTGCACTTAGGTATAGTGCAACAGCAATAATTGGTGTTTGACTTTTGTCATGGAAAGTGCTCATATCCTTGTCTCATTATCCTGCACTTTGAAATTTCTCCCTCATTCCCTTTTCTGTGCTTTGCACTAAACTGCCCTCCTTTCTTTTCCATATTTGACAGAGTTTGCTATCAGCTGTCAGAGAAAGATGCATTTTTGTATGCATGGGAGCTTTTTTATTATCTGCTCTGTCATTGCTAGAAAGGTTTTCCACAATGATGGAAGTACCTTCAGCTGTCACTCAAGCATGCAGTCAGCCAGCAAAGCTAAACTATCCATGCTTCTTGATTTTTGTCAAATTAGTCTTATTTCCCTCAGAACAGAAGTCATTTACTTGAAATGCTATCGCACAAGTAGAAAAAATGGAGTAATCCTGGTTGCAGCCAGGTGGAGCAAATTCAGTCCTGTGTAATGTAATTGGACTACCTGCAACATCACATGTTCCATTTAGGCATGTGGTAGATAAAACTGAGCAGAAACACCTAGCATTGTAAATATTATATTTAGAGTTTTTTactaattaatatttaatttttttatagtcCATGCCAAAAGTAATAACATCTGCACAACAGAAAGCAGGAAGAACAATCACTGCTCGAATCACAGGCCGAGCTGATATGGGACAAAAATCCAGAGCTTCTGGGAGTTTAGCGGTGATGGGAGTTGCTCCACCCATGAGTTCAGTTATTGTTGAGAAGCATCATCCAGTCACTCAGGTAAATCAGATTGTGTATTTAtgttcttaaattatttttattacaacACATCTGGTAATAGTTTGAAGAAAATTACCTTGCAAAGAGGTATTAGACAAAGCTAGACAAATTAGACTTTAGGGCTGTTGAAAACAGCAAACAGTACTTTGTGTCTTTGTGTAGAAGGCACTGGTGAgatgtcatggtttaaccccaggcagcagccaagccccacacagccactcacTCACTCCCCCACCAGAGAGTTTGGGAAGAGAATCAGAAGGCTGAAAGCAGGACAACTCATGGGCTGAGAAAAAGACAGTGtaatagggaaagcaaaggctgtgcacacaagcaaaacaaaccagGGAATTAATTCAGTGCTTTCCATGCACTGCCAGGTGTTTGGCCATCTACAAGAGAGCCAGGCCCCATCATGCAAAATG
Coding sequences within it:
- the POC5 gene encoding centrosomal protein POC5 isoform X1 — its product is MSSDEEKNTSPVFPNDFVQDSSVSSDPQDEYEELFRYTVVTPKFEQCVSKFPEPALEKRPSERIYRLTGYATHHNTPVSTSVKQADMEQPALPETTSTHGPGEVSKTTVTELTSPDGKVTQIENIVDLWSGSLKTNILTELKTWELNLIQQHKLQMRQEKEKHDTQVKQLQNEMENLKELLRTYEISISRKDEVITNLTQALEKQKERVALMRKFTLWRIQHVKAKQEEYAIRMADKHFQTALMKKVWAAWRSVSEAKWKDKVARACQLKAEDVCVQLTNDFEAKIAELTAALELTRSELLQLHSERDQYEDTMKKAFMRGVCALNLEAMTMFQSKDSRPDPDTGSRRNDHATTGAGRPPPSQYNQPSPPPPPAAAVQVENMFCCHLAHASTPETRLDSDSPVIITSTTSGSGVTSTQKLSMPKVITSAQQKAGRTITARITGRADMGQKSRASGSLAVMGVAPPMSSVIVEKHHPVTQQTISQAMAAKYPRTVLHSSGSTFARPAGQAGRVLQSQTHTSVQSIKVVD
- the POC5 gene encoding centrosomal protein POC5 isoform X2, with the protein product MEQPALPETTSTHGPGEVSKTTVTELTSPDGKVTQIENIVDLWSGSLKTNILTELKTWELNLIQQHKLQMRQEKEKHDTQVKQLQNEMENLKELLRTYEISISRKDEVITNLTQALEKQKERVALMRKFTLWRIQHVKAKQEEYAIRMADKHFQTALMKKVWAAWRSVSEAKWKDKVARACQLKAEDVCVQLTNDFEAKIAELTAALELTRSELLQLHSERDQYEDTMKKAFMRGVCALNLEAMTMFQSKDSRPDPDTGSRRNDHATTGAGRPPPSQYNQPSPPPPPAAAVQVENMFCCHLAHASTPETRLDSDSPVIITSTTSGSGVTSTQKLSMPKVITSAQQKAGRTITARITGRADMGQKSRASGSLAVMGVAPPMSSVIVEKHHPVTQQTISQAMAAKYPRTVLHSSGSTFARPAGQAGRVLQSQTHTSVQSIKVVD